One genomic window of Halorubrum hochsteinianum includes the following:
- the gatD gene encoding Glu-tRNA(Gln) amidotransferase subunit GatD has product MQPGDRVRVERGGVTNEGVLLPSTTRDHLVVKLDGGYNVGIDRDAADVEVLESAVREVDPAAETDDGDATSAITFDDDLPTVSLISTGGTIASTVDYRTGAVTAQFDAEDVLRAVPELAGRANYRGRVVANILSENMEPSIWRELAAAVREEIEAGADGVVVMHGTDTMQYSASALSFMLDSPVPVVFTGSQRSADRPSSDNVMNAVCAVEAAKADHAETLVCMHASPSDDACALHRGTRVRKNHTSRRDAFETVGAAPLGLIDYEAAAAAGSEGDAADAAIEWHREPLPRGETGTGPAGGDSDAAAASGGDGVAVAPDLDGDVELVKFTPGMDPAAWDYLDEKDGVVIEGTGLGHVHTDLIPRIEELVEGGTVVAMTSQCLSGRVCDRVYDTGRDLLDAGVVEAGDTLPGTAKVKLMWALANVSDPAEAMGRDLAGELTEESQPWR; this is encoded by the coding sequence ATGCAACCGGGAGATCGCGTCCGCGTCGAGCGCGGGGGCGTCACCAACGAGGGCGTACTGCTCCCCTCCACGACGCGCGACCACCTCGTCGTCAAGCTCGACGGGGGCTACAACGTCGGGATCGACCGCGACGCGGCCGACGTCGAGGTGTTGGAGTCCGCCGTCCGCGAGGTCGACCCCGCGGCCGAGACCGACGACGGCGACGCCACCTCGGCGATCACCTTCGACGACGACCTGCCCACCGTCTCGCTCATCTCCACCGGGGGGACGATCGCCTCCACCGTGGACTACCGGACGGGGGCGGTCACCGCGCAGTTCGACGCCGAGGACGTCCTCCGGGCCGTCCCGGAGCTCGCCGGGCGCGCGAACTACCGCGGTCGGGTCGTCGCGAACATCCTCTCGGAGAACATGGAACCGTCCATCTGGCGGGAGCTGGCCGCGGCCGTCCGCGAGGAGATCGAGGCGGGGGCCGACGGCGTCGTCGTGATGCACGGCACGGACACGATGCAGTACTCCGCGTCCGCGCTCTCCTTCATGCTCGACTCGCCGGTCCCGGTCGTGTTCACCGGGAGCCAGCGCTCCGCGGACCGCCCCTCCTCCGACAACGTGATGAACGCGGTGTGCGCCGTCGAGGCCGCGAAGGCCGACCACGCCGAGACGCTGGTGTGTATGCACGCGTCCCCCTCCGACGACGCCTGCGCGCTCCACCGCGGCACGCGCGTCCGCAAGAACCACACCTCGCGCCGGGACGCCTTCGAGACGGTCGGTGCCGCCCCGCTCGGGCTGATCGACTACGAGGCCGCCGCGGCGGCGGGGAGCGAGGGCGACGCGGCCGACGCCGCGATCGAGTGGCACCGCGAGCCCCTCCCGCGCGGCGAGACCGGGACCGGTCCCGCCGGCGGTGATTCCGACGCGGCCGCAGCCTCCGGGGGCGACGGCGTCGCGGTCGCCCCCGACCTCGACGGCGACGTGGAGCTCGTTAAGTTCACGCCTGGGATGGACCCGGCGGCGTGGGACTACCTCGACGAGAAGGACGGCGTCGTGATCGAGGGGACCGGACTCGGCCACGTCCACACCGACCTCATCCCGCGGATCGAGGAGCTGGTCGAGGGCGGGACCGTCGTCGCGATGACGAGCCAGTGTCTCTCGGGCCGCGTCTGCGACCGCGTGTACGACACCGGCCGCGACCTGCTCGACGCGGGCGTCGTTGAGGCCGGCGACACCCTCCCCGGCACCGCGAAGGTGAAGCTGATGTGGGCGCTCGCGAACGTCTCGGACCCCGCCGAGGCGATGGGGCGGGACCTCGCGGGCGAGTTGACCGAGGAGTCTCAGCCCTGGCGATGA
- a CDS encoding PadR family transcriptional regulator, producing MYDLTGFQRDLLYVIAGLDEPHGLAIKEELEEYYEKEIHHGRLYPNLDTLVEKGLVEKGQRDRRTNYYTLTRRGRREIEARTDWEAEYIEH from the coding sequence ATGTACGACCTCACAGGTTTTCAGCGCGACCTGCTCTACGTGATCGCGGGGCTCGACGAGCCGCACGGGCTGGCGATCAAAGAGGAGCTCGAAGAGTACTACGAGAAGGAGATCCATCACGGCCGCCTCTACCCGAACCTCGACACGCTCGTCGAGAAGGGACTCGTCGAGAAGGGCCAGCGCGACCGCCGCACCAACTACTACACGCTGACGCGCCGCGGCCGCCGCGAGATCGAGGCGCGCACCGACTGGGAAGCCGAGTACATCGAGCACTGA
- the priS gene encoding DNA primase small subunit PriS produces the protein MDDRTREYLRGRFGDYYRSVSLSLPPDANLREWGHIPWTPGSGTTMVRHQSLFDLGDVDTFFADNAPRHAYFSAARYDDPGAATMGQKGWRNADLVFDLDADHLPGVDPETTSYPEMLAECKDALLRLLDFIDDDFAFDDVTVVFSGGRGYHVHVRDESVRELDSDARREVVDYVRAIDLDTDGLIHTVSERGTTKRVLRTEGGWGARVHEALIEYADDLREKDDEAAREQLTKFDGIGEKGAETILGAFDRNPTAVREGNVEAGGPGVRRLVSALAARVAAEDAAPIDEPVTTDTRRLIRLPGTLHGGSGLVVTPLDRDELADFEPLRDAVPERFVGREIRIEADADRTVELNGERVRVESGTVTVPEYAGVFLMARGEARKAPER, from the coding sequence ATGGACGACCGGACCCGCGAGTATCTCCGGGGTCGCTTCGGCGACTACTACCGGTCGGTCTCGCTGTCGCTCCCGCCCGACGCGAACCTCCGCGAGTGGGGCCACATCCCGTGGACCCCGGGGTCGGGGACGACGATGGTCCGCCACCAGTCGCTCTTCGATCTGGGCGACGTCGACACGTTCTTCGCGGACAACGCGCCGCGGCACGCCTACTTCTCGGCCGCGCGCTACGACGACCCCGGCGCGGCGACGATGGGCCAGAAGGGGTGGCGGAACGCCGACCTCGTCTTCGACCTGGACGCCGACCACCTCCCCGGCGTCGACCCGGAGACGACGAGCTATCCCGAGATGCTGGCCGAGTGTAAGGACGCCCTCCTGCGACTGCTCGATTTCATCGACGACGACTTCGCGTTCGATGACGTGACCGTCGTCTTCTCGGGCGGGCGGGGGTATCACGTCCACGTCCGGGACGAGAGCGTTCGGGAGTTGGACAGCGACGCGCGCCGCGAGGTCGTCGACTACGTGCGCGCCATCGACCTCGACACCGACGGCCTGATCCACACCGTCTCCGAGCGCGGCACGACGAAGCGCGTCCTCCGCACCGAGGGCGGGTGGGGCGCGCGCGTCCACGAGGCCCTGATCGAGTACGCCGACGACCTCCGCGAGAAGGACGACGAGGCCGCCCGCGAGCAGTTGACGAAGTTCGACGGGATCGGTGAGAAGGGCGCGGAGACGATCCTCGGCGCGTTCGACCGGAACCCGACCGCGGTCCGCGAGGGCAACGTCGAGGCCGGCGGCCCGGGCGTCAGGCGGCTCGTCTCCGCGCTCGCCGCGCGCGTCGCCGCGGAGGATGCCGCGCCGATCGACGAGCCGGTGACGACCGACACCCGCCGGCTCATCCGGCTGCCGGGCACGCTCCACGGCGGATCCGGGCTGGTCGTCACGCCGCTCGACCGCGACGAACTCGCCGACTTCGAGCCGCTCCGGGACGCGGTCCCGGAGCGGTTCGTCGGCCGCGAGATCCGGATCGAGGCCGACGCGGATCGGACGGTAGAATTAAACGGCGAGCGCGTCAGAGTTGAATCCGGCACAGTCACCGTGCCCGAGTACGCGGGCGTGTTCCTGATGGCCCGCGGCGAAGCACGGAAAGCCCCCGAACGATGA
- a CDS encoding MBL fold metallo-hydrolase, with product MELEFLGGAREVGRSALLVDDTLLIDYGLLAGEPPRYPVRDPEPEAVVVSHGHLDHVGAVPALLKGDRRPPVHWTPPTGELARTLAEDTLKLHGNSPLCPFSAEHVARLGEAERRHGYGDPFLVAGGVAAGGYEVTLFPAGHIPGSAHVLVDDGETRLLYTGDFHTDDQRLVAGTTARPDADVVVCESTYSDVDHEPRAAVEDGFAESVETTLWEGGTVVVPAFAIGRTQELLLVCEAHDIPCYVDGMGKEVTRMLRRHPEFVRDADALRRATSHARFVTGRDGQRKRIADQNAAIVTTSGMLSGGPAMTYVPAVRSNPTNKVTLTGYQVEGTPGRNLLETGSAEIDGRVMTVAARVEGYDFSAHADREGLRSFLDAYPDARVLVNHGDRCAAFAEELRADGFAASAPEIGEQIVV from the coding sequence ATGGAGTTGGAGTTCCTCGGCGGTGCCCGCGAGGTCGGCCGGAGCGCCCTCCTCGTCGACGACACGCTCCTCATCGACTACGGGCTCTTGGCCGGCGAGCCGCCGCGGTATCCGGTGCGGGATCCCGAGCCGGAGGCGGTCGTCGTCTCGCACGGCCACCTCGACCACGTCGGTGCCGTCCCGGCGCTGCTGAAGGGCGACCGCCGGCCGCCGGTCCACTGGACTCCGCCGACCGGGGAGCTCGCGCGGACGCTCGCGGAGGACACGCTGAAGCTCCACGGGAACAGCCCGCTGTGCCCGTTTTCGGCGGAGCACGTCGCGCGGCTGGGCGAGGCGGAGCGACGGCACGGCTACGGCGACCCCTTCCTGGTCGCGGGCGGCGTCGCCGCCGGCGGCTACGAGGTGACGCTGTTTCCGGCGGGGCACATCCCCGGCTCCGCGCACGTCCTCGTCGACGACGGGGAGACGCGACTGCTGTACACCGGCGACTTCCACACCGACGACCAGCGGCTGGTGGCGGGGACGACCGCGCGCCCCGACGCCGACGTCGTGGTCTGTGAGTCCACCTACTCGGACGTCGACCACGAGCCCCGGGCCGCCGTCGAGGACGGGTTCGCGGAGAGCGTCGAGACGACGCTGTGGGAGGGCGGCACCGTGGTCGTCCCGGCGTTCGCCATCGGGCGCACGCAGGAGCTACTGTTAGTCTGCGAGGCGCACGACATCCCCTGTTACGTCGACGGGATGGGCAAGGAAGTGACCCGGATGCTGCGGCGGCATCCTGAGTTCGTCCGCGACGCCGACGCGCTCCGGCGCGCGACCTCGCACGCCCGGTTCGTCACCGGCCGCGACGGGCAACGCAAGCGGATCGCGGACCAGAACGCGGCGATCGTCACCACGAGCGGGATGCTCTCGGGCGGGCCGGCGATGACGTACGTCCCCGCGGTCCGGTCGAACCCGACGAACAAGGTGACGCTGACCGGGTATCAAGTCGAGGGGACGCCGGGCCGGAACCTGCTGGAGACGGGCAGCGCCGAGATCGACGGGCGCGTGATGACCGTCGCCGCGCGGGTCGAGGGGTACGACTTCTCCGCGCACGCGGACCGCGAGGGCCTGCGGTCGTTCCTCGACGCGTACCCGGACGCGCGGGTGCTGGTGAACCACGGGGATCGCTGTGCGGCGTTCGCAGAAGAGCTGCGAGCGGACGGGTTTGCGGCGAGCGCGCCGGAGATTGGAGAACAGATCGTAGTGTGA
- a CDS encoding inositol monophosphatase family protein, which translates to MTDADESGADAAAEVPAPADRAPDVDERAAAAAEAARAGAALANEHFRSDIDVETKGETDDVVTEADRAAQRVVIETIRETFPDDAVVGEEEDERKTVPDAGAAWVIDPIDGTHNYVRDIPVWATAVAAVVDGEPVAAAIVAPALGDVYTATPEGAFRNGDPISVSDVSDPRRAVVDPTIWWEHDARDEYARACEAIVSRFSDMRRLGAAQVVLPTVAAGGFEGTITNLRANPWDTVAGVFVIRQAGGRVTDLEGNRWRHDSTGLVASNVDLHDEVLAAARAIEELD; encoded by the coding sequence ATGACCGACGCAGACGAGTCCGGCGCTGACGCCGCCGCCGAGGTCCCCGCTCCCGCCGATCGCGCCCCCGATGTCGACGAGCGCGCCGCGGCCGCGGCGGAGGCGGCGCGGGCGGGCGCGGCCCTCGCGAACGAGCATTTCCGGAGCGACATCGACGTAGAGACGAAAGGCGAGACCGACGACGTGGTCACCGAGGCGGACCGCGCGGCCCAGCGGGTCGTCATCGAGACGATCCGCGAGACGTTCCCGGACGACGCGGTCGTCGGCGAGGAGGAGGACGAGCGCAAGACCGTCCCCGACGCGGGCGCGGCGTGGGTGATCGACCCCATCGACGGCACGCACAACTACGTCCGCGACATCCCGGTGTGGGCCACCGCGGTCGCGGCCGTCGTCGACGGCGAGCCGGTCGCGGCCGCGATCGTCGCGCCCGCGCTCGGCGACGTCTACACCGCGACGCCCGAGGGCGCGTTCCGAAACGGCGACCCGATCTCGGTCAGCGACGTGAGCGACCCCCGGCGGGCCGTCGTCGACCCGACGATCTGGTGGGAGCACGACGCGCGCGACGAGTACGCCCGCGCGTGCGAGGCGATCGTCTCGCGCTTCTCGGACATGCGCCGACTGGGCGCGGCGCAGGTCGTGTTGCCCACGGTCGCCGCCGGCGGGTTCGAGGGGACGATCACCAATCTGCGGGCGAACCCCTGGGACACCGTCGCGGGCGTGTTCGTCATCCGGCAGGCCGGCGGGCGCGTGACGGATCTGGAGGGTAACCGGTGGCGACACGACTCGACCGGGCTGGTGGCCTCGAACGTCGACCTCCACGACGAGGTGCTGGCGGCCGCCCGAGCGATCGAGGAACTGGACTGA
- a CDS encoding GNAT family N-acetyltransferase: MTGSEDGSASGSDPGPDLVVREARPADADAVAAFTRDTWGERHEDYIPRVFPDWAASDDPDRGTFVATLPPAAAEAGDLDGRETGDTHVEGDGTGAADAGDPEAVVGCIQAVSLSEWEAWGQGIRVDPAARGHGVGTALSETALDWSRDRGATVCRNMVFSWNIMGLGQSRAVGFEPETEFRFAEPDPDPDAVGDGAVAADAAGLGILADPDPNAAWAFWSDSDARDRLRGLALDPDESWAYSALTRERLATAAAEDRLLGVVDADGFAGFAVRTRVTEREVDGETVRTATYGAAAWRDADAAGALYDAISADAGAAEADNARVLIPETVEHVSDTGANRVPVAAEPDFVMCADLTGGEP, encoded by the coding sequence ATGACGGGATCGGAGGACGGGTCGGCGTCCGGCTCCGATCCGGGTCCCGACCTCGTCGTCCGCGAGGCGCGCCCGGCCGACGCCGACGCGGTCGCGGCGTTCACCCGGGACACGTGGGGCGAGCGCCACGAGGACTACATCCCGCGGGTGTTCCCCGACTGGGCCGCGTCGGACGACCCGGACCGCGGGACGTTCGTCGCGACGCTGCCGCCCGCGGCCGCCGAGGCCGGCGACCTCGACGGGCGGGAAACGGGCGACACGCACGTCGAGGGCGACGGGACGGGGGCCGCCGACGCGGGCGACCCGGAGGCCGTCGTCGGCTGTATTCAGGCCGTCTCGCTCTCCGAGTGGGAGGCGTGGGGGCAGGGGATCCGCGTCGACCCCGCCGCGCGCGGCCACGGCGTCGGCACCGCGCTCTCCGAGACCGCGCTCGACTGGTCGCGCGACCGCGGCGCGACCGTCTGCCGCAACATGGTCTTCTCGTGGAACATCATGGGGCTCGGGCAGTCGCGGGCGGTCGGCTTCGAGCCGGAGACCGAGTTCCGGTTCGCGGAGCCGGACCCCGATCCGGACGCGGTCGGTGACGGCGCGGTCGCCGCCGACGCGGCCGGACTCGGCATCCTCGCCGACCCCGACCCGAACGCGGCGTGGGCGTTCTGGAGCGACAGCGACGCCCGCGACCGCCTGCGCGGGCTGGCGCTCGACCCCGACGAGTCGTGGGCCTACTCGGCGCTCACGCGCGAGCGGCTGGCGACCGCGGCCGCCGAGGACCGACTGCTCGGCGTCGTCGACGCGGACGGGTTCGCCGGCTTCGCGGTCCGGACGCGCGTGACGGAGCGCGAGGTCGACGGCGAGACCGTTCGGACCGCGACGTACGGCGCGGCCGCGTGGCGCGACGCCGACGCGGCGGGGGCGCTGTACGACGCGATTTCCGCCGACGCCGGAGCGGCCGAGGCCGACAACGCCCGCGTGCTGATCCCCGAGACGGTCGAACACGTGAGCGACACCGGGGCGAACCG